One window of the Vigna radiata var. radiata cultivar VC1973A chromosome 1, Vradiata_ver6, whole genome shotgun sequence genome contains the following:
- the LOC106762801 gene encoding cytochrome P450 71A21-like — protein MSTSLHENSYSIWFFLPIATLIIFFLRTVIKSNHNFNSAMARKTSPPSPPKLPIIGNLHQLGTLVHRTLHSFAQTYGPLMLLHFGKVPVLVVSTAEVAREVMKTHDLVFSNRPHRKMFDIFFYDSKDVACTPYGNYWRQIRSICVLHLLSAKKVKSFGAVREEEISIMMDKIKQCCSSVTPVNLTDLFSTVTNNIVSRAALGRRYSGGKGCKFWEPMNEMMKMLGAPVIGDCIPWLDWVGRVNGMYGRAKRLAKQLDEFFDEVVDEHVSRRGHDVHDGNYDDDDEQNDLVDILLRIQKTNALGFQIDKTIIKAIIQDMFVGGTETGSTSLGWIMTELLRHPSVMQKLKDEIRNVVSGRTRITEEDLNSMPYLKAVIKESFRLHPPAPLLLPRESMKDAKVMGYDIAAGTQVIVNAWAIARDPCYWEKAEEFEAERFLKSSIDVKGHXFEVIPFGAGRRGCPGMMFAMNVIELVIANLVHQFDWEVPGGVVGDQTLDMTESAGLTSGRKFPLIAFASYHA, from the exons ATGTCCACTTCTCTGCATGAAAACTCTTATTCAATCTGGTTTTTCCTCCCAATAGCTACCTTAATCATCTTCTTTTTACGTACTGTCATCAAATCCAATCATAATTTCAACTCTGCAATGGCCAGAAAAACCTCACCACCATCTCCTCCAAAGCTTCCAATAATAGGAAATCTCCACCAACTTGGCACTCTCGTTCACCGAACTCTCCATTCCTTTGCTCAAACCTATGGCCCTTTAATGTTACTTCACTTTGGAAAGGTGCCAGTTCTTGTGGTCTCAACGGCCGAGGTAGCTCGTGAGGTTATGAAAACCCATGACCTTGTTTTCTCCAACAGACCACATCGTAAGATGTTTGATATCTTCTTCTACGATTCCAAAGATGTGGCATGTACTCCATACGGCAACTACTGGAGGCAGATAAGGAGTATATGTGTCTTGCATCTTCTCAGTGCAAAAAAGGTTAAATCCTTTGGTGCAGTGAGAGAAGAGGAAATCTCCATAATGATGGATAAGATTAAGCAGTGTTGTTCCTCTGTGACGCCTGTGAATTTAACTGATTTATTTTCAACAGTCACAAATAACATAGTGAGCAGAGCTGCTCTCGGAAGGAGATACAGTGGAGGAAAAGGGTGTAAGTTTTGGGAGCCAATGAATGAGATGATGAAGATGTTGGGTGCTCCAGTTATAGGGGACTGCATACCTTGGCTTGATTGGGTAGGAAGAGTTAATGGAATGTATGGTAGGGCAAAGAGACTGGCTAAACAGCTTGATGAATTTTTTGATGAAGTTGTTGATGAGCATGTAAGCAGGAGAGGGCATGATGTGCATGATGgtaattatgatgatgatgatgaacaGAATGATTTGGTGGACATTTTGCTGAGGATCCAAAAGACAAACGCCTTGGGGTTTCAGAtcgataaaacaatcataaaggCTATAATCCAG GATATGTTTGTCGGAGGCACTGAAACTGGCTCCACAAGCCTAGGATGGATAATGACAGAACTCTTGAGGCACCCAAGTGTGATGCAGAAACTAAAAGATGAGATAAGGAATGTGGTTAGTGGTAGAACTCGCATAACTGAGGAAGATTTAAACAGCATGCCTTATTTGAAAGCAGTGATTAAAGAAAGTTTTCGATTACATCCCCCAGCTCCCTTGTTGCTTCCAAGGGAATCCATGAAAGATGCCAAAGTAATGGGCTATGACATTGCAGCAGGCACACAAGTAATAGTTAATGCTTGGGCAATAGCAAGAGATCCTTGTTACTGGGAAAAAGCTGAAGAGTTTGAAGCAGAAAGATTCTTAAAGAGTTCAATAGATGTGAAAGGACATNATTTTGAAGTGATACCATTTGGAGCAGGAAGAAGGGGTTGTCCAGGAATGATGTTTGCCATGAATGTGATTGAATTGGTCATAGCAAACCTTGTTCATCAGTTTGATTGGGAAGTGCCAGGTGGAGTAGTGGGAGATCAGACACTCGACATGACTGAATCTGCAGGGCTGACCAGTGGTAGAAAATTTCCTCTCATAGCATTTGCCTCTTACCATGCATAA
- the LOC106772271 gene encoding putative FBD-associated F-box protein At5g22720 isoform X2, which yields MHSDGDKKEDMDRLSDMPNFVLLHIMKFMSMKQAVQTCVLSSRWKELWKHLTDLTLNSTDFTNLTHFSKFVSWVISNRDNSISLHSLDLRRKGCIDHELLDRIMGYAVSHDVQQLTIEVNLSVILGFRLHPNVFSCKTLTYLKLSIWAVPWMTQLPSSLQLPALKSLHLEHVTFTASESDYAEPFSNCHMLDTLVLDRFNLHQGVKFLCICNSNLSSLTIGSTIQEAPYKFVLSTPNLRYLTVMRDPLHQLSACKLCFLEQVSIDCEAYFHTHFERTYSALISLLQVLADYVKIMILSSSTLKILH from the exons ATGCATAGTGATGGAGATAAAAAAGAGGACATGGACAGGCTCAGTGACATGCCTAACTTTGTCTTGCTTCatataatgaaatttatgaGCATGAAACAGGCTGTTCAGACTTGTGTCCTGTCTTCGAGATGGAAGGAACTTTGGAAACACCTAACTGATTTGACTTTGAATTCCACAGATTTTACCAATCTTACACATTTCAGCAAATTTGTTTCTTGGGTTATTTCGAATCGAGACAACTCTATTTCACTGCATAGTCTAGATTTGAGGCGTAAAGGCTGCATTGATCATGAACTTCTGGATAGGATTATGGGGTATGCCGTGTCACATGATGTCCAGCAGTTGACAATTGAAGTTAATTTAAGTGTTATACTTGGTTTTAGGCTGCACCCTAATGTCTTTTCTTGTAAAACATTGACATATCTCAAGCTTTCTATTTGGGCTGTACCTTGGATGACCCAACTTCCGAGTTCCTTGCAGTTGCCAGCATTGAAAAGCTTGCATCTTGAGCACGTCACTTTTACTGCAAGTGAAAGTGACTATGCTGAGCCCTTTTCAAATTGTCACATGTTAGATACTTTGGTTCTTGACCGTTTTAACTTGCATCAAGGTGTGAAATTCCTCTGTATATGTAATTCCAACCTTTCTAGTTTGACCATTGGTAGTACCATTCAAGAAGCACCTTACAAATTTGTGCTTTCTACTCCAAACCTTAGATATCTTACTGTGATGCGTGATCCTCTTCACCAACTCTCTGCATGCAAACTTTGTTTTCTTGAACAAGTAAGCATTGACTGTGAAGCCTATTTTCATACTCATTTTGAACGGACTTATTCAGCCCTTATAAGTCTGCTGCAAGTGCTTGCTGATTATGTAAAGATTATGATACTCTCTTCAAGTACCCTTAAGATTCTACAT TGA
- the LOC106772271 gene encoding F-box/LRR-repeat protein At3g26922 isoform X1: protein MHSDGDKKEDMDRLSDMPNFVLLHIMKFMSMKQAVQTCVLSSRWKELWKHLTDLTLNSTDFTNLTHFSKFVSWVISNRDNSISLHSLDLRRKGCIDHELLDRIMGYAVSHDVQQLTIEVNLSVILGFRLHPNVFSCKTLTYLKLSIWAVPWMTQLPSSLQLPALKSLHLEHVTFTASESDYAEPFSNCHMLDTLVLDRFNLHQGVKFLCICNSNLSSLTIGSTIQEAPYKFVLSTPNLRYLTVMRDPLHQLSACKLCFLEQVSIDCEAYFHTHFERTYSALISLLQVLADYVKIMILSSSTLKILHGLSTSGSMITQIPCFVQLKSLKLKVKSSTNISDEGVGRIVEYLLQKSPFAKVEIINC from the exons ATGCATAGTGATGGAGATAAAAAAGAGGACATGGACAGGCTCAGTGACATGCCTAACTTTGTCTTGCTTCatataatgaaatttatgaGCATGAAACAGGCTGTTCAGACTTGTGTCCTGTCTTCGAGATGGAAGGAACTTTGGAAACACCTAACTGATTTGACTTTGAATTCCACAGATTTTACCAATCTTACACATTTCAGCAAATTTGTTTCTTGGGTTATTTCGAATCGAGACAACTCTATTTCACTGCATAGTCTAGATTTGAGGCGTAAAGGCTGCATTGATCATGAACTTCTGGATAGGATTATGGGGTATGCCGTGTCACATGATGTCCAGCAGTTGACAATTGAAGTTAATTTAAGTGTTATACTTGGTTTTAGGCTGCACCCTAATGTCTTTTCTTGTAAAACATTGACATATCTCAAGCTTTCTATTTGGGCTGTACCTTGGATGACCCAACTTCCGAGTTCCTTGCAGTTGCCAGCATTGAAAAGCTTGCATCTTGAGCACGTCACTTTTACTGCAAGTGAAAGTGACTATGCTGAGCCCTTTTCAAATTGTCACATGTTAGATACTTTGGTTCTTGACCGTTTTAACTTGCATCAAGGTGTGAAATTCCTCTGTATATGTAATTCCAACCTTTCTAGTTTGACCATTGGTAGTACCATTCAAGAAGCACCTTACAAATTTGTGCTTTCTACTCCAAACCTTAGATATCTTACTGTGATGCGTGATCCTCTTCACCAACTCTCTGCATGCAAACTTTGTTTTCTTGAACAAGTAAGCATTGACTGTGAAGCCTATTTTCATACTCATTTTGAACGGACTTATTCAGCCCTTATAAGTCTGCTGCAAGTGCTTGCTGATTATGTAAAGATTATGATACTCTCTTCAAGTACCCTTAAGATTCTACAT GGTCTCTCAACTTCTGGTTCAATGATAACTCAAATTCCTTGTTTTGTTCAATTGAAGTCATTGAAATTGAAAGTGAAATCTTCGACAAACATATCTGATGAGGGAGTTGGCAGGATAGTTGAATACTTACTTCAAAAATCCCCATTTGCCAAAGTGGAAATTATAAATTGCTGA